The Brevibacillus brevis genome contains a region encoding:
- a CDS encoding sigma-70 family RNA polymerase sigma factor has product MNAVMSDDIDTLVRNSLPFVHHILKNYYPPTGFDYDDLFQVGCIGLIQAARKFDPSLGFKFTTYAGVWIENEIRKAIRMQMTAKRTGDVISMDWVGNEEESLADLLANFDSVEEEVEAKRLFTELIRQEPDITLLALEGYTQKEIGRKLGMSQVNVSRKLKNMKNVAVALC; this is encoded by the coding sequence ATGAACGCTGTAATGAGCGACGACATTGATACGCTAGTTCGGAACAGTTTGCCATTCGTTCACCATATCTTGAAAAATTATTATCCGCCTACTGGCTTTGATTACGATGACCTTTTTCAAGTTGGATGCATTGGACTTATTCAAGCCGCAAGAAAGTTTGATCCGTCTCTGGGCTTTAAATTCACGACGTATGCAGGAGTATGGATTGAGAATGAGATAAGAAAAGCCATCCGTATGCAAATGACCGCGAAGCGGACAGGTGATGTCATTTCCATGGATTGGGTCGGTAATGAAGAGGAATCACTGGCGGATTTACTCGCAAACTTTGATTCGGTGGAAGAAGAGGTCGAAGCTAAAAGGTTGTTCACGGAGCTGATCCGTCAAGAGCCAGATATCACCTTGCTTGCTTTGGAGGGATACACTCAAAAAGAGATTGGGCGAAAGCTAGGGATGAGCCAGGTCAACGTGTCTAGGAAACTAAAAAACATGAAAAATGTTGCAGTAGCCTTGTGCTGA